One genomic window of uncultured delta proteobacterium includes the following:
- a CDS encoding transposase has protein sequence MKTISTIGLDLAKNIFRVYGVNANGRCVVSKNIHRDSLAEFFAKLPACVVAMEACGTSHYWGRCIASYGHTVKIIHPRYVAPFRIGGKNDANDAAAICEAAQRPHMRFVALKSQREADIQSIHRVRQGLVKERTATANRIRALLLDNGIAVKQGIRNICSALPAVLGDEENALSGLMRNLLGMQYEHFIHLEKQIKQSEDSLKKLAADNNLCQRLRAVPGIGLLTATSLLALEGVARDFKKSRSFAAFLGLTPRQHSSGGKSRLLGIHKRGDCYLRTLLIHCSRSVLRSFLAGNPIVRQGKLAAWLADIVSRRGVHKATVALANKLARIAWCMLTRNSRFEFSQ, from the coding sequence ATGAAGACGATTAGCACTATCGGTCTTGATCTGGCAAAGAACATTTTTCGCGTATACGGCGTCAACGCCAATGGCAGATGCGTTGTAAGTAAAAATATCCATCGCGATTCGCTGGCTGAGTTTTTCGCCAAACTTCCCGCTTGCGTGGTTGCCATGGAGGCGTGTGGCACATCCCATTATTGGGGGAGATGTATCGCTTCCTATGGGCACACCGTTAAAATTATACACCCGCGCTATGTGGCTCCGTTCCGTATTGGTGGGAAAAACGACGCCAATGACGCTGCCGCGATCTGTGAAGCGGCACAGCGACCTCATATGCGCTTTGTGGCCCTTAAATCGCAACGCGAAGCTGATATTCAATCAATTCACCGCGTACGCCAGGGCTTGGTGAAAGAGCGTACAGCCACGGCCAACCGGATCCGCGCCTTGCTTTTGGATAATGGCATTGCCGTGAAGCAGGGAATACGCAATATTTGCTCGGCGTTGCCTGCTGTCCTCGGCGATGAAGAAAATGCCCTCTCCGGCTTGATGCGAAACCTTTTGGGAATGCAATACGAGCACTTCATACATCTGGAAAAACAGATCAAACAATCCGAAGATTCTCTAAAAAAATTGGCCGCCGACAATAATCTGTGCCAACGCTTGCGTGCCGTTCCTGGCATAGGCTTGCTGACGGCCACCTCTCTGCTTGCCTTGGAAGGGGTAGCGCGGGATTTCAAGAAAAGTCGCAGCTTTGCCGCTTTTCTTGGCCTGACGCCACGCCAGCATTCAAGTGGCGGCAAAAGCAGACTTCTGGGCATCCATAAGCGTGGTGACTGTTATCTGCGAACGCTGTTGATCCATTGCAGTCGTTCAGTGCTCCGCTCTTTCCTCGCAGGTAATCCGATTGTGAGACAGGGTAAACTTGCCGCCTGGCTTGCGGACATCGTTTCACGGCGTGGGGTGCACAAGGCGACTGTGGCTCTTGCCAACAAACTTGCCCGCATAGCTTGGTGCATGCTGACCAGAAACTCGCGATTTGAGTTTTCCCAATAA